CTGGCTGATCCGCGGCGGTCGGGAAATGGAAGAGCAGTTCCAGTGTCTGTGGGATCTGTACCGCTCCATTCCCTCACTGGAAATTCCCGAAGCTTCGGTGCTGGATGAAGTCTGGCAGGTTAATCAGGCTGATCCGTCCACAAGTCCGGTCCGCGCCATGTGCAATCGGGGACGGCCCCTCGCCGATCGTGACAGGCTGACGCTCACGGGAAAGGCGCGGCGCGAGATCATTGCCCTGATTCTGACCGATGAGGATGAACTGGCGGGAAAGACGATCGCGGATGTGCTGTCCGGCGATTTCATGGCGTCGAATTTCTGGCTGTTCTGGCGGTCGATGTTCGCGTTCGAGACCTGGCACAGCGCCATCGAGATGAAGCGCTATCTCGCACGGTTCGTGCATCAGATCCTCGGACTGAAGGATCTGCATACGCTGAAATTCACCAGATATAACCAGCAGGAATCCCTGAGCAGACCACTGGCCACGTGGCTTGCCGATCAGGGCGTCGTGTTCCGTCATGGCGTGAAGGTGACGAATGTTGCCGTTGATGTGTCGGGCAGAACGAAAGTTGCGACCCATCTCGACTGGCTGGAAAATGGCGCGGCCGCCGGTGTTGACCTGGGTCCGGCCGATCTGGTGTTCGTGACCAACGGTTCCATGGTGGAGAATTCACGCTGGGGCGACCATCATACACCCGCGCCGATTGATACGACCATCGGAGAGGGGAGCGTCTGGCAGCTCTGGCGCAACCTCGCCACGCAGGATACCGCTTTTGGCAATCCAGATGTCTTCTGTGGCGATACAAAAAAATCCCGCTGGCTATCGGCAACCGTTACGACCCGGGATGCGCGGATTCCGGAGCTTGTAAAACGGATTACAGGGCGTGATCCGTTTTCGGGGAAAATCATCACGGGTGGCCCGGTCACGATCGCGGATTCATCCTGGCTGATGAGCTGGGTGGTCAGCCGTCAGCCTCATTTCAAGGGGCAGCCCGAAGGTCAGATGGTGGCCTGGCTCTACGGTCTGTTCAGTGACGTGCCGGGCGATTACGTGAAAAAGTCGATGCAGGACTGCACAGGTGAGGAAATCACCCGTGAGTGGCTGTTCCATATGGGCGTGCCAGTGGACCAGATCGACGACATTGCGGCGACAGGGACGACGACGCGTCCGTGCATGATGCCGTTCATCACGGCGCAGTTCATGCCACGCGCACCTGCTGATCGGCCGAAGGTGGTGCCGGATGGGAGCATCAATCTCGCCTTTCTCGGTCAGTTCGCCGAAACGCCACGCGATACGGTCTTCACGACGGAATATTCCGTCCGCACGGCGATGGAGGCAGTCTATACCCTGTGCGGCGTCAGGCGCGCTGTGCCGGACGTGTCGGACGGCATTTTTGATGTCCGGATGCTACTACAGGCGGCAGCGGAACTGCGGGATGGCGAGAAGGTCCCAGCGTCGGGGCTGATCAGGCACCTGACGCAGGGAACGGAGATTGACGATCTGCTGGAGCGCTACGGGCTGGTTTGATCTTATTGTCAGAAGCTGAAGCGGACTTACTGCTTTCGCCTCAACACAGACATCGAAGTGGTGATGGCGGTCGCCCGAAAGCCGACATTGTCAGGCGAACTGCGATAGGCAGAGTTTGGGACAAACCGGCCGTTCCGAGGTGGTGCCTCGAATGACCGCTATATCCCCGACATCCGACATAGAGAAAGTGTCGTCCGCTCCACGGAAATGTGCAAGACTGGCCGAATGCGGTCCTGGGCTATCCGTGGTCGAGAGTGGAAGCGGACGTCTGCAACGCTTAGATGTCATTTCAGTTTGACCAAGCCGACCTTGGCGTCCTACCAAAAACTTGGGGTTCGAAGCGTCTGGAGAGCACGCCCGAGACAGAGCGCTTAATGATCGCAACGGGCGAGTGCTGTTCGAGGCCCACAAGCTGAACGACGAGAGCCTCCCGCCGAGTTTGAGCCGCCAAGGGTAAGGGCACCCATGTTCAGCCTGTTGTCGCCGCGTTTGTGCCCGCCCGTTCTCGTAGGATTCGGCGCAAAAACTGAGGCGGCATGGTGCGGACGTGAAACTCCTCTTGCGGGATTACCCCGGCGTTCAATGCGGCGGTCATCCGATGAACGTGGAGGGCCCAGTCAGGATCTCGCAACGGCAACCTGCCCACGTTCACGAGAGGCGGTGGGGACATGCGATTCCGAAACAGAGGCATCTTAAGGGCCCGGCTTGGCCGCTGCGTCTGCACATTGATGACCTTCGCCCGCTTGGTTCCTTCGAGCCGGACCTCGTCCTCCCAGACCGACACCTGCTCATTCCCACGAAGTTCTGCAAGTCGATCGTGATCCGGCGTCCAGCGCGGCGGATCGTCGCCGGGCCTGAAGTAGATGTTGTCCAGCGCGTTGGCCCATTGAAACTCGTTGAGGGCCATCACGATGCTCGCCGAGGACAGCTTAACGACGTTACTGGCCGGATTACCCAGCGAATAGGCTTTTTCATCGTACAAGACGACTGCGTACTCGGGCGAGATGGGCATGACAAACTGCAGGCCGAGATTCGCCAACCCAAGAACCGAGACGTCCGCGCCGCTGTAGAGCCCGTTGTGCTTGACGGCCGGGTGGTCGCCCAAAACAAAGGGCGTCGAGCTCACATTGTGGAGAAGCTTGATCTTCAGATCGAGAATCACAGGAGTTTCCAGGAGCGCTGGCCGGAGCGCCTGCGCGGCGGGCTCGGTGAGTTCAATAGTTAGATCGTCGAGCACGGCGAGAAGTTCGGGCTCGGTCAGCGTGTACCGTAGCATCAATTTGCCGACCTTGCTGGCCATCTCATTAGCCGCGGCGGCGGCCTGTGCCGTACGCGCCGACTGGATGAGCAGGAAGGTTGCTAGCACGCGGTGATCGTCGCTGTATCGCGTCGGGGGCAAGCCAGTCGCGATCATCCGTCGCAGGACAGAGCTGGCACCGCCTTCGATCTGCCCCAGAACGTGCTCGGCCTTTCCGTCGCGGCCGTAGAACCAATCCCGGCAGGCTTGATGCTTGAGGCTCGCTCCTGTGACGATTCTGCCAGAGCGTAAGTTGTAAAGACCAACCGATGAGCCATTGACGGAGAAAAATCGCAGTAGGAACTGTGGCACGAAGTGATGGCTTTTGTTCTGCGGCATCGGATTTGAAATCCCCTTCCAAGCCCATAGCGACGAGCCTGACCGTGTATACAGGTGCACGCATTCTGCTCAGTCAAAGTTCGAATCTCACCAAGCGGACTAAGAACGATGAAGATGGGATCATGCTTACGTCATAGCGATCTTAGGCCTGCTATGATTCTCATCTTGGCGAAGGCAACGTTGGCGTGTCGGATTTCTGTCCAGAGATATTGTCAATCCAATCCAGAATTCCGTCGAGCACGGCGTGCTTCACGGGAAACCAAGTTCCAGTTCTCATGCGTGCAATAAGGGTATGAAGCGCACTGATAAAGGCATCCGCTGATGTGAAATGATGGGTGAAAGCGTGAAAAGAATTATAATCCATAACGAGGCCGCCGCCGCTCAACCCTGCGAGCTTCCCGCACGCCGTCGCATAGGCGTCACCCTCATCATCGAAAAGCTCCTTTACGATGGCTAGCCCGATGATCTGACGCCGTCCGATGGAGACTTCGACATCTTCACCGCCTACGACCAGTCTCGCTACCGCTTCGCGACCAAGATACCGAGCCGCACCGTTGATCTGGCGGATAGCGTCGTCGACTTCCTTACGGGTCGCAAGTCTCTTGCGATCAAGGGAGCGACTAAGACCAGCTTCCGTAGTCGGACTGTCCTTGGCCTGAATGAGAATGGCGACGGAGTCGGTCAGCACGAGATGGTCAAGTATCTCTTTGGACGTATCCTTACGTAGTGGATTCATCATGATACTCTCCGGCTTGAATGCACGTAACAAGCAAACCGAGATGTCGCGTTCCTGAAAATAGCCCGGATTAGTGCGCGTCAAAGAGTCGTGCCGGAATCCTGTACTTCCCTGGTAGCCATTCACTTCGGGTGTCATGTCGAGGACAAGGATATCATTGGGCGCCAGCTCACTCTTGAACACCGCTTGAATGGCACGATCATCGTCATCGCGCGTTCGCTGTCCGAACCAGTTTATCAAGACCTGATGAACGCTTTTAGCCGTCTCAGGATGGTAGGTGAGCAGATGAATATCCTCCTTGTCGGTGAGGCAGCTCCCACCATCCTCTAGAGCCGTCCTGAAGCTCATCCACTCATAGTTCTGGTCATCGAAGAAGTAGATATCGACTTCATCATACTTGAGAATGGCAAGTATCTCGCGGGAGAATGAGTCGTCTTCAAACAGAGGGGAGCGGATAATCAATGGCTGATCGTCATCATCAAAAAAGGCTGTAACTAGTGCGGTGGTCGTGACCGTCGTGGATGGCAGTGCCGGCAGGTACAGGGCAAATCCACCATTCATCTTCGCCGCTAATATTGCTTCTTTCTGCGTTTTTACAATCAGAGAATATTTTTCGTCCGTGCCAAGTCGAATAGGTATCAGGCCGTCGGCAAACTGCCCGACAAGCGACCTCACTTCAGGATGAAGGAGAGTCAGCATAAACGCCTCCGGGTTAGTAGGTTGCATTGCAGAATTTCACCGCCCGGGATCGACGCCCAAACTAGATGATATCGTCCGATACTGCAGCGGCAAAATAGAGCCAAGATATCGTCGGCTTTCAGTAGAGTCTTAAGGGTTTATCTGAACGATCGGAATAGAGTGAAGACCTTCGCGGGTATCGTCCATATGAATGTCCGGTTTTATCGATCGTCCTGTACAAAGCCGACAGTCCGCTTGCGCCCCATTGCGGTCAAATAGAGTTATTTTTGCAGCATCATTTCCGCCATCCCGTCCAGTTGAGCCTTATGTCGTTCCCAGTCCGGCATGGCACGTTCCATGAGCCCCCAGAAAGCAGGGCCATGATTGTGCTCCTTGAGGTGGCACAGTTCATGCAGGATGACGTAATCAATGCAATCACGCGGGGCTTTGACCAGATGCGGGTTTAGCGTGATGGTCCCACCCGGTGAGCAGTTGCCCCACTGGGTCTGCATCAGCTGAAGCTTCAGAGCGGGGGGCTTTGTCACCCACAGCGTTGTGGGAAGGAGGGCATTCAGACGGCTTCGAAACACCTCCTGCGCCCGCGTAAAATACCAGAGTTCCAGCATCTTCTGGATCCGCAGAGCGTGACGTTCCTGTACGGACACTTCCAGACGCCCCCGCAGCATCCGCACGGTCTCAGGCGTATCCGGCTGATGGTGCACTTTCAACAAATGCCGCCGCCCCAGATAGAAGTGGCTTTCTCCGCTGACATACGTGCGAGGCGTGGCATGTTCCTGCACCGCCCGGAAGTCCCGCAGCTTCTGCCAGATCCAGCGGGTTTTCTGGTGTAGCGCCTTGTCCAGATCAGCCTCTGTCGTGCCATCCGGGACAGAAGCCTCTACACGCAGATCCGGGTGCACCTTGATCCTCAGGGTTGTGCCGGGGCGCGCTCGGGGGATCAGGTTTACATGGATCTGCTCCCCTCCATAGGTCAGAATGCGAGAAGGGGTTTCTTCCATGTTCAGCCCCGTAGAGTATCAGCAGGACCAGCCCGCATGATCTGGATGACCTGCTCAATGATCTCCTGCGCCTTGTCCACGCCAAAGCCTGCTTTCTGGCCCGTGCTGAACAGCAGCGGCAGCAGTTCTTTCCTGACCGCCTTTTCCATATCCGGGCGACTGAGCGAGTTCTCCCGTACAGCCTTGTCCACGATGCTGTCGATCTCGAATGCCAGATCAACCCAGCGCTGGTTCTCCTCGTCCGTCTGCTTATGGTTGAAGATGGCCGCCAGTGTTTTGAGGAACACGCCATAATAGGCCTGCGCATGGCGATGCCCGTCAAAAACAGACGGAATATTGTTGAGTTTGCGTTTCGCTACCTGATCTTCAAATTCCTGAAACAGCATGAACTGCTTGAGAGGATGGTCGAACAGGCTCTCCGCCTCCTCAATCACCTTGCGCAGCAGGGCCGAGAACGCTTCCTTCGCGTACGGATCATCCTGCATTTCGTGGTCGATCATCTTCGTCACACGGGTGCGGATCAGGTCCGTCTCGTTGCGGGTTTTGTCCTCACTCCAGTTTTCGGGTTCGTTGTCTTCGGGCTTCTGGCCCATCTTGCCCACGGCATAGAGCCCCTGGGACTCATGCACTTTCACGCCCGCCACATGCCGGTCCAGCAGCTTTTTGACTTGCTCGGCATACTGGTCGAAGTCCACCGTCTCACCGGTATCCTGCATGACCATCTGGCGCAGGCTGGTCATCTGCTTCAGCGTTTCCTTGTAGGTGGCGCGGTCTTTTTCCGTAAAGCTGGAGTCTTCAAAGAAGGCCACAGATTGCAGCGCCACTTTCAGGCAGGCGGCAAACTTCGTCAGCGCTTCATAAAAGTCATCCCGACGCTTGAGGTTCACATCCACCATCTGGCCGTGTTCCTCCACCATGCGCGGCATCAGCACGGCGCGAAGCTGTTGGAGGTCGCTCCTGTTCTTCACGCCCTCAAAAATGGCCCAGAGTGCTTTGTGCAGAGCGGGGAGTTCGCGGTATTCCGTGCTCATCTGGCTATACAGCCCGGCAATGTCCTTCGGGTCATATCCGCCGACATTCTCGGCTGCCAGCTCGTCATACCGGGCCAGTGTGGTGTCCAGTTCCGCCAGAATACCCCGGTAATCAATCAGCAGCCCATGCTTCTTCTGGTCATGCAGGCGGTTTACACGCGCAATGGCCTGCAACAGGTTGTGCTGCTTGAGCGGCTTGTCGATATACAGCACAGCATTTTTCGGCTCATCAAAACCGGTCAGCAGCTTATCGACCACAATGATCAGCCTGAGGTCTGGATCCTTCTCGAAGCGCTCAATAACCCCGCGTGTGTAATCCTCTTCGTTCTGGCTGCCGACATTGTTTTTCCACCAGTCCTGAATCTCGGGCTGTTTGCGCTCATCGACTTCCGTATGGCCCTCGCGCGTGTCGGGCGGACTCATGACGATGGCGCTCTCAAACAGACCGACCTCATCCAGATACTGCTTGTAACGGATGGCAGACAGCTTGCTGTCACAGGCCAGCATGCCCTTGAGGCCGCTGTCGATATTGCTGTCAAAATGCGTCGCCAGATCCATGGCGATCAGCCTGATGCGGTCATCCGCCTTGTAAACCTGATTGGCGCGGGCAAAGCGCTTCTTGAGGTCCGTGACCTGCTCTTCGGTCAGCCCCTGCGTGATGCGCTCGAACCAGGCATCAATGGCGCGGTCATTCACATCCAGATCGGGCTTGCGCTCTTCATACAACAAAGGTGTCACGGTGCCATCCGAGACGGCCTGCTGCATGGTGTAGGAGTGGATGATCTTGCCGAACCGGCTGGTGGTCTCACTCCCCTTGAGCAGCGGCGTGCCTGTAAAGGCAATGAAGGCGGCATTGGGCAAAGCGTGCTTCATGCGGGCATGGTTCTCACCGCCCTGACTGCGATGCCCCTCATCCACCAGCACGATGATATCCGCACTGTCATTATGGCACTCGGGCAGCGTGGTGGCAGTGTGGAACTTGTTGATGAGCGAGAAGATGATGCGCTCCTGCCCATGTCCGATCTGCTGCGCTAAGCGGCGACCTGAAGTGGCCAGTGCCTCCTCCTTGTCCTTCTTGTCCGCCAGTTCGCCACCGGTGGAGAAGGTCATGCTTAACTGGCGTTCCAGATCCTTGCGGTCTGTGACGACCAGAATGCGGCACTGTTTAAGGTCCTCATCCAGAATGAGGGCACGGCTGAGGAACACCATCGTGAAGGACTTGCCGGACCCGGTCGTGTGCCAGACCACGCCGCCCTCACGCCCGCCGTCGGCGCGGCGGGACTTGATGCGTTCCAGCAGGCGTTTGATGCCGAAAACCTGCTGATAGCGCGCGACGATCTTGCCGGCCTTGCGGTCGACCAGCGTGAAGAACCGCGCCATGTCCAGCAGACGCTCGGGCGAGAGCAGGCCGATCAGCAGCCGGTCCTGATCCGTGACATGCAGCGGGCGAGACGTCCAGTCCTCGAACCAGTCCCGCGCAGGGGGCTTCCGGTCGGCAAACAGCGCGTCTTTCTGCGCTCCTGGAAGCGGCGTGTTCTTGAGCGCCTCCATCCGGCTTTCGGGAATGTCCTCTTCCTTCCAGCTTGCCCAGAATTTTTTGGGTGTGCCGCAGGTGCCATAGCGCCCGTCATGCCCGGTGATGGAAAGCAGAAGCTGGCTGTAGGCAAAAAGTTGAGGGATTTCATCCTTGTTCTGATTGCGGATGCTCTGGGAAATCCCGGCCTCCACTGTCGGGCCTTTGCCCGGCTGACCATCGGGGCGCTTGGCCTCGATCACCGCCAGCGGAATGCCGTTGACGAAACACACGATATCCGGTCTGCGCGTCTGTGTCAGATCCGTGCGTAGGACGCTGAACTCTTCGGTAAAGGTAAAGCTGTTATTGGCCGGGTTCTGCCAGTCGATGAGGGCGATGGTCGGGTTCGCCTTGCGCCCGTTGATGAACTCGGTAATGGCGATGCCGAACAGCAGATGTGTTGTCATCTTTTCATTGGCATCACGCAGGCCGGAGACGAAGTCCGGATGTGTGACGATGGAGACAAGCCGCTCAATAGCCGGATCGGACAGGGCGTGCTCCTGTCCTTCAAACGTAAAACGGCGTTTTTTCAGTTCCGCCCGCAGGAGTGTGTCCAGCACCACGGCACTCTGCTTGCCGCCCCGCAAGGCCAGTGCTTCGGACGGGGGCACAAATCGCCAGCCGAGGGTGCTGAGCAGAGCCAGTGCGGGCAGTTTGGCGCTGTATTCTTCCTGAAATTTCGGGGCGGGGGGCATAGTTTTCAAATATCCTGCGAATTGAAATGACTTAATCGACCGTCACGCGGCGCTTGCCGGTGAGAAGCTGTTGCATCAGGGCTTTCTTTTCCTGACGCAGACGGGAAAGGTCGGATTCAAGGACCATAATTTCTTCGTCTGCCGTTGTCAGGACGGCAGCGATGGCTTTTTGCTCAGGGAGAAATGGAGATGAAATTATAAAGTTTGAAAACGTTTTTTTGTTTATAATTGGAACAGCCTGCTTGGCCGTGAGCTTATCTATTTGTTCTTTGTTAGAAAAAATCTGATAATAAATGAACTCATTATTATAATTTTCTTTAACCTCTATAGCGTTAATTTGTTGATTTGTAATGCAATCCCGTGTTGCAATTCCCATTTTTCCAATGGTTCCGATACATGAGAAAAATATTGATCCTGCAGGGATCATACGAGAGATCGATGCACCTTTTTCACTCAACATCCGTTCTGATTTTTTTACATACTTGCAGTTGCCCAAATCAACAGGCGTAATAAATAGAAATTTTTCTCCGTACAGGCTTTCATCTTTTGTAGAAGGTGTGTTTCCTGTTGTTATATTTCCTACTTCATATAATTTGTAATTCTTCCACTCCCCCGTGAACCCCGGCAGGCGTTTTTTGCCTGTGAGGAGTTGCTGCATGAGGGCTTTTTTCTGCTGCTGGCTGTTGGCCAGAAGCTTCTCCGTCCCCTCAATCGCACGATCCCACGTCGAGAGGATCGCCGCGATCTTCTTCTGTTCGGGGAGAGGAGAATTGGGAATGTCTTAATCATTTCAGCGTTCAAGACGCCCATCGTGCCACCCTGCGCCCAACGCTTAAGAATATTTTGGGTAAAATTGGAAGCGAGAATGTACTGAATATACGCTGGAATAATACGGTCTTTATTTAACGAAATTCTTAAAAGACGTGGATTTATGATTCCTTGTTGGCACGAGTTCGATAGGAGTAGTGTTTGCCCAATCGTTCCGACAAGACTAATTAATATATCTCCGGGTGAAACGGAACAGGATTTTAGTTCATTATATTTATTTTCATCGATGAAATAGTCTCCATAATTTTCATCATTTGAAATTACTTGTTCTTGCCCGTAAATTTTATATCCGAATGGTTTATAATATTCTTTTTTTAGAGAAGATCCAAAAGGACCGGCTTTTACTGCTGGTTTCCCTTTTGCACCCAGATTTTCGATTGTAGCGTGTTTCCACCCTTCAGGAAGCATAACCCAGCTCCTTCAGATAAACGTCCATCTGGGCTTCCAGCTTCGCCAGTTCCGCCTTGATCTCCGCTCGTTCGGCCCGCACAGCGTTCAGGTCGATTTCTTCTTCTTCCTCAAACGTATCGACATAACGCGGAATGTTCAGGTTGTAGTCATTCTCCCTGATCTCGTCCGGCATGGCGAGATGGGCGTATTTGTCCACATCCTTGCGGGCACGGTAGGTGTCCACAATCTTGGTGATGTTCTCTTCGGTCAGCACGTTCTGGTTCTTGCCCGCCCTGAACTCGCGGCTGGCGTCAATGAACAGCACATCCTTCGTCTTGCGGTCCTTGCGGAAAATCAGGATGGCGGCCGGAATTCCCGTGCCGAAGAACAACTTTTCTGGCAGGCCGATCACGGCATCCAGCAGGTTTTCCTCAATCAGCTTCTGGCGGATCTTGCCTTCCGAACTGCCCCGGAACAGCACGCCATGCGGCACGACCACGCCCATG
The Acetobacter oryzoeni genome window above contains:
- a CDS encoding oleate hydratase, which produces MRYAHSNYEAYVQPPAPEGMEGRSAWIVGGGLGGMAAAAFLIRDAGMAPSAITILEASDSDGGALDGAGNAETGWLIRGGREMEEQFQCLWDLYRSIPSLEIPEASVLDEVWQVNQADPSTSPVRAMCNRGRPLADRDRLTLTGKARREIIALILTDEDELAGKTIADVLSGDFMASNFWLFWRSMFAFETWHSAIEMKRYLARFVHQILGLKDLHTLKFTRYNQQESLSRPLATWLADQGVVFRHGVKVTNVAVDVSGRTKVATHLDWLENGAAAGVDLGPADLVFVTNGSMVENSRWGDHHTPAPIDTTIGEGSVWQLWRNLATQDTAFGNPDVFCGDTKKSRWLSATVTTRDARIPELVKRITGRDPFSGKIITGGPVTIADSSWLMSWVVSRQPHFKGQPEGQMVAWLYGLFSDVPGDYVKKSMQDCTGEEITREWLFHMGVPVDQIDDIAATGTTTRPCMMPFITAQFMPRAPADRPKVVPDGSINLAFLGQFAETPRDTVFTTEYSVRTAMEAVYTLCGVRRAVPDVSDGIFDVRMLLQAAAELRDGEKVPASGLIRHLTQGTEIDDLLERYGLV
- a CDS encoding DUF4238 domain-containing protein, which codes for MPQNKSHHFVPQFLLRFFSVNGSSVGLYNLRSGRIVTGASLKHQACRDWFYGRDGKAEHVLGQIEGGASSVLRRMIATGLPPTRYSDDHRVLATFLLIQSARTAQAAAAANEMASKVGKLMLRYTLTEPELLAVLDDLTIELTEPAAQALRPALLETPVILDLKIKLLHNVSSTPFVLGDHPAVKHNGLYSGADVSVLGLANLGLQFVMPISPEYAVVLYDEKAYSLGNPASNVVKLSSASIVMALNEFQWANALDNIYFRPGDDPPRWTPDHDRLAELRGNEQVSVWEDEVRLEGTKRAKVINVQTQRPSRALKMPLFRNRMSPPPLVNVGRLPLRDPDWALHVHRMTAALNAGVIPQEEFHVRTMPPQFLRRILRERAGTNAATTG
- a CDS encoding M48 family metallopeptidase produces the protein MEETPSRILTYGGEQIHVNLIPRARPGTTLRIKVHPDLRVEASVPDGTTEADLDKALHQKTRWIWQKLRDFRAVQEHATPRTYVSGESHFYLGRRHLLKVHHQPDTPETVRMLRGRLEVSVQERHALRIQKMLELWYFTRAQEVFRSRLNALLPTTLWVTKPPALKLQLMQTQWGNCSPGGTITLNPHLVKAPRDCIDYVILHELCHLKEHNHGPAFWGLMERAMPDWERHKAQLDGMAEMMLQK
- a CDS encoding type I restriction endonuclease subunit R, yielding MPPAPKFQEEYSAKLPALALLSTLGWRFVPPSEALALRGGKQSAVVLDTLLRAELKKRRFTFEGQEHALSDPAIERLVSIVTHPDFVSGLRDANEKMTTHLLFGIAITEFINGRKANPTIALIDWQNPANNSFTFTEEFSVLRTDLTQTRRPDIVCFVNGIPLAVIEAKRPDGQPGKGPTVEAGISQSIRNQNKDEIPQLFAYSQLLLSITGHDGRYGTCGTPKKFWASWKEEDIPESRMEALKNTPLPGAQKDALFADRKPPARDWFEDWTSRPLHVTDQDRLLIGLLSPERLLDMARFFTLVDRKAGKIVARYQQVFGIKRLLERIKSRRADGGREGGVVWHTTGSGKSFTMVFLSRALILDEDLKQCRILVVTDRKDLERQLSMTFSTGGELADKKDKEEALATSGRRLAQQIGHGQERIIFSLINKFHTATTLPECHNDSADIIVLVDEGHRSQGGENHARMKHALPNAAFIAFTGTPLLKGSETTSRFGKIIHSYTMQQAVSDGTVTPLLYEERKPDLDVNDRAIDAWFERITQGLTEEQVTDLKKRFARANQVYKADDRIRLIAMDLATHFDSNIDSGLKGMLACDSKLSAIRYKQYLDEVGLFESAIVMSPPDTREGHTEVDERKQPEIQDWWKNNVGSQNEEDYTRGVIERFEKDPDLRLIIVVDKLLTGFDEPKNAVLYIDKPLKQHNLLQAIARVNRLHDQKKHGLLIDYRGILAELDTTLARYDELAAENVGGYDPKDIAGLYSQMSTEYRELPALHKALWAIFEGVKNRSDLQQLRAVLMPRMVEEHGQMVDVNLKRRDDFYEALTKFAACLKVALQSVAFFEDSSFTEKDRATYKETLKQMTSLRQMVMQDTGETVDFDQYAEQVKKLLDRHVAGVKVHESQGLYAVGKMGQKPEDNEPENWSEDKTRNETDLIRTRVTKMIDHEMQDDPYAKEAFSALLRKVIEEAESLFDHPLKQFMLFQEFEDQVAKRKLNNIPSVFDGHRHAQAYYGVFLKTLAAIFNHKQTDEENQRWVDLAFEIDSIVDKAVRENSLSRPDMEKAVRKELLPLLFSTGQKAGFGVDKAQEIIEQVIQIMRAGPADTLRG